The following are encoded in a window of Chaetodon auriga isolate fChaAug3 chromosome 24, fChaAug3.hap1, whole genome shotgun sequence genomic DNA:
- the LOC143317073 gene encoding uncharacterized protein LOC143317073 translates to MTGWTASLLLLVVTVTQSCCAPGMFEPPNVGLNYQAEERNNVTVEWRFSSKADISIPSLKIHCQFVLPELKVFYHLDHGAEWSQHEQFAGRVQCDKDALRTGRVRLQLIRVRTDDSGRYLCRMVTGSVKKVQEFSLHVAAKPPQATAEPISVRPEPEPGSRGRPGLYAGLGLAAAAAAVAVAAAAGLAARRWTSHAALHNT, encoded by the exons ATGACAGGCTGGACGGCTTCGCTGCTCTTGCTGGTGGTTACTGTGACACAGTCGTGTTGTGCACCAG ggaTGTTTGAGCCTCCTAACGTGGGTCTGAACTATCAGGCGGAGGAGAGGAACAACGTGACGGTGGAATGGCGCTTCTCCTCCAAAGCCGACATTTCCATCCCCTCTCTGAAGATCCACTGTCAGTTTGTGTTACCTGAGCTGAAGGTGTTCTACCACCTGGACCACGGTGCTGAGTGGTCTCAGCACGAGCAGTTTGCAGGACGGGTGCAGTGCGACAAAGACGCTCTGAGGACAGGACGCGTCAGACTTCAGCTGATCAGGGTCCGGACCGACGACTCGGGCCGGTACCTCTGCAGGATGGTCACTGGATCCGTAAAGAAGGTCCAAGAGTTCTCTCTCCACGTCGCTGCGAAGCCGCCTCAAG CAACCGCTGAGCCCATTTCTGTGAGACCAGAACCAGAGCCAGGGAGCCGTGGAAGACCCGGTCTCTATGCTGGACTGGGACTggcggcagcggcggcagcgGTGGCAGTGGCGGCGGCAGCTGGACTGGCTGCCCGTCGCTGGACTTCACACGCTGCACTCCACAACACCTGA
- the LOC143317072 gene encoding uncharacterized protein LOC143317072, with product MTSTLAGLRDQMMCGVLLLLSATCCVCGAFKVSVTQSSYQAEENQNITLEWRFTTKPGSSLKDLFVSCGLVTERKASALYHLEEGVEVPESQDKQFAGRVQCDKDTLKDGRIRLLVSRLRTDDSGPYLCKVNTDYGMDTGTCQLNVTVAADEPESQRPVVRPEPEPEPESRGRPGLYAGLGLSAVALLAVCVDICLRSFFWKP from the exons ATGACCTCCACCCTCGCCGGGCTCAG GGACCAGATGATGTGCGGcgtcctgctgctcctcagcgCCACCTGCTGCGTCTGCG GAGCATTCAAAGTGAGCGTGACACAGAGCTCCTACCAGGCCGAGGAGAACCAGAACATCACACTGGAATGGAGGTTCACCACCAAACCTGGCAGCTCCCTCAAAGACCTTTTTGTCTCCTGTGGACTGGTAACTGAGCGTAAGGCCTCAGCCCTGTATCACCTGGAAGAAGGTGTTGAGGTCCCGGAGTCTCAGGACAAACAGTTTGCAGGACGAGTCCAGTGCGACAAAGACACCCTCAAAGACGGACGAATCAGACTTCTGGTGTCCAGACTCAGGACCGATGACTCGGGCCCTTACCTGTGTAAAGTCAACACAGACTATGGGATGGACACTGGCACATGTCAGCTCAATGTCACAG TGGCTGCTGATGAACCCGAATCTCAGAGACCAGTAGtcagaccagaaccagaaccagaaccagagagTCGGGGGAGGCCCGGCCTTTATGCCGGACTGGGACTGTCGGCAGTAGCTCTGCTGGCCGTCTGTGTCGACATCTGCCTTCGTTCTTTTTTCTGGAAACCTTGA